From Drosophila virilis strain 15010-1051.87 chromosome X, Dvir_AGI_RSII-ME, whole genome shotgun sequence, the proteins below share one genomic window:
- the Drak gene encoding death-associated protein kinase related — MFTEEGIFPIGDGLLDVDAKRLKGLLVSHDINEIYEVEQTPFARGKFAAVRRAVHKNTGLHFAAKFLKRRRRAQSSDKEIKHEIAVLMLCEGEDNIVNLNAVHETRSDTALLLELATGGELQTILDNEECLSEAQARHCMREVLKALKFLHDRSIAHLDLKPQNILLAGERIEDGLKLCDFGISRVVCEGINVREMAGTPDYVAPEVLQYEPLSLLTDIWSVGVLAYVLLSGFSPFGGDTKQETFLNISQCALTFPDNLFGGVSQAAIDFIRRALRIKPNDRMNAAGCLEHVWLKDECSLHRQIYLQAQNDADFVQDDEDEDDEDDDEEEEDDEEEAQNVSQQQQQQQQQQNSTTAAANTTAAATTASKATHNGHRAHSSSKIPIATSHKLSSPSTETTTAIHTLPQALTMSLATSTTAAASASTKPTQIVTPTRRASDSDKENTYTATFVKKPVASTATIQIGSNGLEETTVIATLALFPDAPTTPKVIRKTPATEASSATSVKALVKKFQLEELEAQHTSPNSTLPHCSSSANSSHASAIQTQLQLQQPRKCSVPSVCVLPATSSSSHSSSSNGSNMRRSISGTASSSNSHSHSSSHGGRRASEPLTAVHKKQHSNNNSPNSISSSSNSSSSSSSNSSSSGSTAATGSSSTALLLNGRLPQAAHHLHHHHMHHHHHHHHHHVVIAAKNAAAAATNNLSLDQGIIC, encoded by the exons GGGCAAATTTGCGGCTGTTCGCCGGGCGGTACACAAGAATACCGGTTTGCATTTCGCTGCCAAATTCCTGAAGCGACGCCGACGCGCCCAGAGCAGCGACAAGGAGATCAAGCACGAGATTGCCGTCCTAATGCTATGCGAGGGCGAGGATAACATTGTCAATCTGAATGCGGTGCATGAGACGCGTTCCGACACGGCcctgctgctggagct GGCCACTGGCGGCGAGCTGCAAACGATACTGGACAACGAGGAGTGCCTCAGCGAGGCGCAGGCGCGCCACTGCATGCGGGAAGTGCTGAAGGCTCTCAAGTTCTTGCATGACCGTTCCATAGCGCATTTGGATTTGAAGCCGCAGAACATCTTGTTAGCCGGCGAACGCATTGAGG ATGGCCTCAAGCTGTGCGACTTTGGTATCTCGCGCGTCGTCTGCGAGGGCATCAATGTGCGCGAAATGGCCGGCACTCCGGATTATGTGGCACCGGAGGTTCTCCAATATGAGCCCTTGTCGCTGCTCACGGACATTTGGTCGGTGGGCGTGTTGGCCTATGTGCTGCTCTCGGGCTTCTCGCCCTTTGGTGGCGACACCAAGCAGGAGACCTTCCTCAATATCTCACAGTGCGCTCTAACCTTTCCCGACAATCTCTTTGGCGGCGTCTCCCAGGCGGCAATTGATTTCATACGCCGCGCATTGCGAATTAAGCCAAA CGATCGCATGAATGCCGCAGGCTGCCTTGAGCATGTCTGGCTAAAGGATGAGTGCTCTTTGCACAGACAAATCTATTTGCAAGCACAGAACGATGCCGACTTTGTGCAGGATGATGAGGACGAAGATGATGAGGACGACgatgaggaggaggaagaTGATGAGGAAGAGGCACAGAACGTgtcacagcaacagcaacaacagcaacaacaacaaaacagcacaacagcagcagcaaacacaacagcagcagcaacaacagccagcaAAGCAACGCACAACGGGCATAGAGCACACTCCAGCTCGAAAATACCAATTGCCACTAGCCACAAGCTGAGCTCCCCCAGCACagagacaacaacagccaTACACACACTGCCCCAAGCACTGACCATGTCGCTGGCGACAAGcacgactgctgctgctagtgCATCGACGAAACCCACACAGATTGTGACACCAACGCGACGCGCCTCCGATTCGGATAAGGAGAACACATATACGGCGACATTTGTTAAGAAGCCGGTGGCCAGCACGGCCACCATACAGATTGGCAGCAATGGGCTAGAGGAGACGACAGTGATTGCCACATTGGCGCTGTTCCCGGATGCGCCCACCACGCCCAAAGTCATACGCAAAACGCCCGCTACGGAGGCCAGTTCGGCCACATCGGTCAAGGCGCTGGTTAAGAAATTTCAACTGGAGGAGCTCGAGGCACAGCACACTTCACCCAACAGCACATTGCCGCACTGCTCCAGCTCCGCCAACAGCAGCCATGCGTCAGCGATTCAGACGCAACTACAGCTCCAGCAGCCGCGCAAATGCTCCGTGcccagcgtgtgtgtgttgccagcaaccagcagcagcagccacagcagcagcagcaacggcagcaacatgcGGCGCAGCATCAGCGGCACTGCCAGCAgtagcaacagccacagccacagcagcagtcACGGCGGACGACGTGCCTCAGAGCCGCTAACCGCTGTCCATAAGAAacagcacagcaacaacaacagcccaaACTCCatttccagcagcagcaacagcagcagtagcagcagcagcaacagtagcagcTCGGGATCGACTgcagcaactggcagcagcagcacggcgCTGCTGTTGAATGGTAGATTGCCGCAGGCAGCGCATCAtttgcatcatcatcatatgcaccatcatcatcatcaccatcatcatcatgtgGTAATTGCCGCCAAgaatgcggctgctgctgccaccaaCAACCTGAGCTTGGACCAGGGCATCATCTGTTAG